From the Salvia hispanica cultivar TCC Black 2014 unplaced genomic scaffold, UniMelb_Shisp_WGS_1.0 HiC_scaffold_438, whole genome shotgun sequence genome, the window GGTCTAGATCCGGGGCATGATCTTTTGAAGTTCTACAAGGGACTTAATCATGAAGGCACAGGGTTGGTTACTGCAGGTTCGAGTGGGAACTTGGACGATTTGACCCATGATGAAGTAAGTGCGctatttcaaatattagtGAATAATCAGAGGAATTGGCATAATCCAAGAAAGATGGCCGCGGGAGATACATTTGGTGCTACTAAGGAGTCGGAAAGAGTGTCAGCTATAGAAGCTCAAATGGCTGACTTTAGTACTCAAATTTCGTCGATGACGAATGCTGTCAAATCTATGCAGTTGACTCCTCAATCCCAAGTTGCGCCTATGATGAAGTGTGGAGTGTGTCAAGGAGGACATTATACAGATCAATGTCCTAGTTTGCAAGGAGCACCAATGGAGGATGTGAACTACATTGACAACAATCGTCAAGGTTTCAACCAAGGAGCTCAATATACCAATCAACAAAACTGGAGGCCTCAACAAGGAAACTGGAATCAAGCTGGTCCTAGTAACGCTTCTGGCAACCAATGGAGAAACAACACTCAATCTCCGAGTTTTGAGACGAAGCCATCTAGTGATGATCAAGTTGCGTAGATCTACTCCTTCATGATCAAGAATCAAAAGGAGA encodes:
- the LOC125199259 gene encoding uncharacterized protein LOC125199259 — its product is MAEDDNNAPPMGRFGDILRSGVDYAGEFAHAHDDVNIPPHYISLVNGGNLFHGRDEEDPMSHLNAFYELTNSHRPPNVEHHRIKRALFPFSLREKAREWYDSLPGYNIATFEELKSKFLLEYNSPMKIEKLREEITSFRQKYDESFAEAWKRFTDLLRKCPSHGLDPGHDLLKFYKGLNHEGTGLVTAGSSGNLDDLTHDEVSALFQILVNNQRNWHNPRKMAAGDTFGATKESERVSAIEAQMADFSTQISSMTNAVKSMQLTPQSQVAPMMKCGVCQGGHYTDQCPSLQGAPMEDVNYIDNNRQGFNQGAQYTNQQNWRPQQGNWNQAGPSNASGNQWRNNTQSPSFETKPSSDDQVA